A genome region from Halobacterium hubeiense includes the following:
- a CDS encoding ABC transporter ATP-binding protein produces MPAIQTTNLTKTYGSTTALDSLDLTVHTGEVYGFLGPNGAGKSTTIDLLMDYIRPTDGRATVLGFDAQTETEAVHSRVGILPDRFGVYATLTGRQHVAFITDANDVDDDPDELLSRVGLADAADQPARTYSKGMQRRLGLAMALVGDPDLLILDEPFSGLDPHGTRLVRELVATETQRGATVFFSSHVLDQVERVCDRVGLLADGQLVAEGTPTEIREDAGVVSRIYVQVADGEAPPEEAVMRAQETTGVAGVEVDGDELVVVCSDPTARWRVLERIEEGMPIGVFDIESGTIEDAFVTYTNSAE; encoded by the coding sequence GATTTGACCGTTCACACCGGCGAAGTGTATGGGTTCCTCGGGCCGAACGGAGCGGGGAAATCAACGACAATCGACCTCCTGATGGACTATATCCGTCCGACTGATGGGAGGGCAACCGTTCTCGGGTTCGACGCACAAACCGAGACGGAAGCAGTCCACAGCCGCGTCGGAATCCTCCCGGACCGATTCGGTGTCTACGCGACTCTGACTGGCCGCCAGCATGTCGCGTTTATCACTGACGCTAACGATGTCGACGACGACCCAGATGAACTCTTGTCTCGTGTTGGGCTTGCTGATGCGGCAGACCAGCCGGCACGAACGTACTCGAAGGGGATGCAGCGGCGACTCGGACTCGCGATGGCGCTAGTCGGGGACCCAGACCTCCTTATTCTGGATGAGCCATTCTCCGGGCTGGACCCACACGGAACCCGGCTCGTCCGAGAGCTCGTCGCGACGGAAACCCAACGTGGGGCAACCGTGTTCTTCTCCAGCCATGTTCTCGACCAAGTTGAACGAGTCTGTGACCGTGTTGGCCTGCTCGCAGATGGCCAACTCGTCGCAGAGGGAACACCAACAGAGATCCGAGAGGACGCCGGCGTCGTCTCACGTATCTACGTGCAGGTTGCTGATGGAGAAGCTCCGCCAGAGGAAGCAGTTATGCGCGCTCAGGAGACGACTGGTGTTGCTGGCGTCGAAGTCGACGGGGACGAGCTAGTGGTCGTGTGTTCGGACCCGACGGCTCGCTGGCGCGTCCTAGAACGCATCGAGGAGGGCATGCCAATTGGAGTATTTGATATCGAATCCGGGACGATCGAGGATGCTTTCGTCACGTACACGAACTCCGCTGAGTAG